Proteins found in one Sorghum bicolor cultivar BTx623 chromosome 1, Sorghum_bicolor_NCBIv3, whole genome shotgun sequence genomic segment:
- the LOC110430391 gene encoding malate dehydrogenase, glyoxysomal-like isoform X1 gives MMSRPGAPSPPHRLPIPRRPAATGHRITHGGTIQKRGSFSNFPIKTPPASRQSTNTGSSSNQQLNHAPLPLPSPPASAELGLEAAMQPDANAPSHRLARVAAHLRPQMEEGAVAFALRPAVCRAKGGAPGFKVAILGAAGGIGQPLSLLMKMNPLVSVLHLYDVVNTPGVTADISHMDTSAVVRGFLGAQQLDAALTGMDLVIIPAGVPRKPGMTRDDLFNINAGIVRTLCEGVSRCCPNAIVNLISNPVNSTVPIAAEVFKKAGTYDPKRLLGVTTLDVARANTFVAEVLGVDPRDVSVPVVGGHAGVTILPLLSQVTPPSSFTQDEIKYLTDRIQNGGTEVVEVQCYLTLLPEAKAGSGSATLSMAFAAAKFGDACLRAMRGDAGIVECSYVASEVTELPFFASKVRLGRGGAEEILPLGPLNDSERAGLEAAKKELSESIQKGIAFVNK, from the exons ATGATGAGTCGGCCGGGGGCGCCGTCGCCGCCTCACCGCCTCCCGATTCCGCGACGGCCCGCAGCCACAGGCCACCGGATAACGCACGGCGGAACCATCCAAAAACGCGGGAGCTTTTCCAATTTCCCCATCAAAACCCCACCCGCATCGCGCCAATCAACCAACACCGGGAGCAGCAGCAACCAGCAACTCAATCACGCTCcccttcccctcccctcccctccggcTTCCGCGGAACTAGGGCTAGAAGCCGCCATGCAGCCCGACGCCAACGCCCCCTCCCACCGCCTCGCCCGCGTCGCCGCGCACCTGCGCCCGCAGATGGAGGAAGGCGCGGTCGCGTTCGCGCTGAGGCCCGCGGTGTGCCGCGCCAAGGGCGGCGCGCCGGGGTTCAAGGTCGCGATCCTGGGCGCCGCGGGCGGGATCGGACAGCCGCTGTCGCTGCTCATGAAGATGAACCCTCTCGTGTCCGTGCTCCACCTCTACGATGTCGTCAACACTCCCGGGGTCACCGCCGATATCAGCCACATGGACACCAGCGCTGTG GTCCGTGGCTTCCTTGGGGCGCAGCAGCTTGATGCAGCACTTACAGGAATGGACCTTGTAATCATACCCGCTGGTGTCCCTAGGAAACCAGGAATGACAAGGGATGATTTATTCAACATAAATGCTGGGATTGTTCGTACACTTTGTGAAGGCGTTTCAAGATGCTGCCCTAATGCAATTGTGAATTTGATCAGCAACCCAGTGAACTCAACTGTCCCCATTGCTGCTGAGGTTTTCAAGAAAGCTGGAACTTATGATCCTAAGCGTCTTCTTGGAGTGACAACGCTCGACGTTGCGAGGGCTAACACCTTTGTG GCCGAAGTGCTTGGAGTTGATCCAAGAGATGTCAGTGTTCCTGTTGTTGGTGGGCATGCTGGGGTAACTATATTGCCCCTCCTCTCCCAG GTCACACCTCCAAGCTCATTCACTCAGGACGAAATCAAATATTTGACAGACCGCATACAGAATGGTGGCACAGAAGTTGTGGAGGTGCAATGCTATTTGACTTTACTGCCTGAA GCAAAGGCTGGATCAGGTTCTGCGACTCTGTCAATG GCTTTTGCTGCTGCAAAATTTGGTGATGCATGCTTGCGAGCTATGCGGGGCGATGCTGGCATTGTGGAATGCTCATATGTTGCATCAGAG GTGACAGAACTGCCGTTCTTTGCCTCGAAAGTGCGGCTTGGCCGTGGTGGAGCTGAGGAGATCCTCCCGCTTGGACCTTTGAATGATTCTGAGAG AGCTGGTCTGGAAGCGGCAAAGAAGGAACTGAGCGAGAGCATTCAGAAGGGCATCGCTTTCGTGAACAAGTGA
- the LOC110430391 gene encoding malate dehydrogenase, glyoxysomal-like isoform X2, whose translation MMSRPGAPSPPHRLPIPRRPAATGHRITHGGTIQKRGSFSNFPIKTPPASRQSTNTGSSSNQQLNHAPLPLPSPPASAELGLEAAMQPDANAPSHRLARVAAHLRPQMEEGAVAFALRPAVCRAKGGAPGFKVAILGAAGGIGQPLSLLMKMNPLVSVLHLYDVVNTPGVTADISHMDTSAVVRGFLGAQQLDAALTGMDLVIIPAGVPRKPGMTRDDLFNINAGIVRTLCEGVSRCCPNAIVNLISNPVNSTVPIAAEVFKKAGTYDPKRLLGVTTLDVARANTFVAEVLGVDPRDVSVPVVGGHAGVTILPLLSQVTPPSSFTQDEIKYLTDRIQNGGTEVVEAKAGSGSATLSMAFAAAKFGDACLRAMRGDAGIVECSYVASEVTELPFFASKVRLGRGGAEEILPLGPLNDSERAGLEAAKKELSESIQKGIAFVNK comes from the exons ATGATGAGTCGGCCGGGGGCGCCGTCGCCGCCTCACCGCCTCCCGATTCCGCGACGGCCCGCAGCCACAGGCCACCGGATAACGCACGGCGGAACCATCCAAAAACGCGGGAGCTTTTCCAATTTCCCCATCAAAACCCCACCCGCATCGCGCCAATCAACCAACACCGGGAGCAGCAGCAACCAGCAACTCAATCACGCTCcccttcccctcccctcccctccggcTTCCGCGGAACTAGGGCTAGAAGCCGCCATGCAGCCCGACGCCAACGCCCCCTCCCACCGCCTCGCCCGCGTCGCCGCGCACCTGCGCCCGCAGATGGAGGAAGGCGCGGTCGCGTTCGCGCTGAGGCCCGCGGTGTGCCGCGCCAAGGGCGGCGCGCCGGGGTTCAAGGTCGCGATCCTGGGCGCCGCGGGCGGGATCGGACAGCCGCTGTCGCTGCTCATGAAGATGAACCCTCTCGTGTCCGTGCTCCACCTCTACGATGTCGTCAACACTCCCGGGGTCACCGCCGATATCAGCCACATGGACACCAGCGCTGTG GTCCGTGGCTTCCTTGGGGCGCAGCAGCTTGATGCAGCACTTACAGGAATGGACCTTGTAATCATACCCGCTGGTGTCCCTAGGAAACCAGGAATGACAAGGGATGATTTATTCAACATAAATGCTGGGATTGTTCGTACACTTTGTGAAGGCGTTTCAAGATGCTGCCCTAATGCAATTGTGAATTTGATCAGCAACCCAGTGAACTCAACTGTCCCCATTGCTGCTGAGGTTTTCAAGAAAGCTGGAACTTATGATCCTAAGCGTCTTCTTGGAGTGACAACGCTCGACGTTGCGAGGGCTAACACCTTTGTG GCCGAAGTGCTTGGAGTTGATCCAAGAGATGTCAGTGTTCCTGTTGTTGGTGGGCATGCTGGGGTAACTATATTGCCCCTCCTCTCCCAG GTCACACCTCCAAGCTCATTCACTCAGGACGAAATCAAATATTTGACAGACCGCATACAGAATGGTGGCACAGAAGTTGTGGAG GCAAAGGCTGGATCAGGTTCTGCGACTCTGTCAATG GCTTTTGCTGCTGCAAAATTTGGTGATGCATGCTTGCGAGCTATGCGGGGCGATGCTGGCATTGTGGAATGCTCATATGTTGCATCAGAG GTGACAGAACTGCCGTTCTTTGCCTCGAAAGTGCGGCTTGGCCGTGGTGGAGCTGAGGAGATCCTCCCGCTTGGACCTTTGAATGATTCTGAGAG AGCTGGTCTGGAAGCGGCAAAGAAGGAACTGAGCGAGAGCATTCAGAAGGGCATCGCTTTCGTGAACAAGTGA
- the LOC8084179 gene encoding leucine-rich repeat receptor-like serine/threonine-protein kinase BAM1 produces MRLLPLLLLLALAAGAAGAAGGGTDSDADADALLAAKAALSDPTGALASWGVASSDHCAWAGVTCAPRGSGGVVVGLDVSGLNLSGALPPALSRLRGLQRLSVAANGFYGPIPPSLARLQLLVHLNLSNNAFNGSFPPALARLRALRVLDLYNNNLTSATLPLEVTHMPMLRHLHLGGNFFSGEIPPEYGRWPRLQYLAVSGNELSGKIPPELGNLTSLRELYIGYYNSYTGGLPPELGNLTELVRLDAANCGLSGEIPPELGRLQNLDTLFLQVNGLTGSIPSELGYLKSLSSLDLSNNALTGEIPASFSELKNLTLLNLFRNKLRGDIPDFVGDLPSLEVLQLWENNFTGGVPRSLGRNGRLQLLDLSSNKLTGTLPPELCAGGKLQTLIALGNFLFGAIPDSLGQCKSLSRVRLGENYLNGSIPKGLFELPKLTQVELQDNLLTGNFPAVIGAAAPNLGEISLSNNQLTGALPASLGNFSGVQKLLLDQNAFSGAIPPEIGRLQQLSKADLSSNKFEGGVPPEIGKCRLLTYLDMSQNNLSGKIPPAISGMRILNYLNLSRNHLDGEIPPSIATMQSLTAVDFSYNNLSGLVPGTGQFSYFNATSFVGNPGLCGPYLGPCGAGITGAGQTAHGHGGLTNTVKLLIVLGLLICSIAFAAAAILKARSLKKASEARVWKLTAFQRLDFTSDDVLDCLKEENIIGKGGAGIVYKGAMPNGELVAVKRLPAMGRGSSHDHGFSAEIQTLGRIRHRHIVRLLGFCSNNETNLLVYEYMPNGSLGEMLHGKKGGHLHWDTRYSIAIEAAKGLCYLHHDCSPLILHRDVKSNNILLDSNFEAHVADFGLAKFLQDSGASECMSAIAGSYGYIAPEYAYTLKVDEKSDVYSFGVVLLELVTGRKPVGEFGDGVDIVQWAKMMTNSSKEQVMKILDPRLSTVPLQEVMHVFYVALLCTEEQSVQRPTMREVVQILSELPKPANKQGEDVPNSGDGSASSPLHPAPVETNEAPTVEARDQQQQTSSPSSPPPDLISI; encoded by the exons ATGCGTCTCCTcccgctgctcctgctcctggccCTCGCCGCGGGCGCGGCcggcgcggcgggcggcggcacaGACTCGGACGCGGACGCGGACGCGCTGCTCGCCGCGAAGGCGGCGCTATCCGACCCCACCGGCGCGCTCGCGTCATGGGGCGTCGCCTCCTCCGACCACTGCGCGTGGGCGGGGGTCACCTGCGCGCCCCGCGGGTCCGGCGGCGTCGTCGTCGGGCTCGACGTCTCCGGGCTCAACCTGTCCGGCGCGCTCCCGCCGGCGCTGTCGCGGCTCCGCGGCCTGCAGCGCCTCTCCGTCGCCGCCAACGGCTTCTACGGGCCCATCCCGCCGTCGCTTGCGCGCCTGCAGCTCCTCGTCCACCTCAACCTCTCCAACAACGCCTTCAACGGCTCCTTCCCGCCTGCGCTCGCGCGGCTCCGCGCCCTCCGGGTGCTCGACCTCTACAACAACAACCTCACCAGCGCTACGCTGCCGCTCGAGGTCACGCACATGCCCATGCTCCGCCACCTGCACCTCGGTGGCAACTTCTTCTCCGGGGAGATACCGCCGGAGTACGGCCGGTGGCCCAGGCTGCAGTACCTTGCGGTTTCCGGGAACGAACTCTCCGGCAAGATACCGCCCGAGCTGGGGAACCTCACCAGCCTCAGGGAGCTCTACATTGGCTACTACAACAGTTACACCGGTGGTCTTCCGCCGGAGCTGGGGAACCTGACCGAGCTCGTCCGCCTCGACGCCGCCAACTGTGGGCTCTCCGGCGAAATCCCACCGGAGCTCGGGAGGCTGCAGAATCTGGATACACTCTTCTTGCAGGTGAACGGCCTCACCGGCAGCATACCGTCGGAGCTGGGCTACCTCAAGAGCCTCAGTTCTTTGGACCTGTCGAACAACGCGCTCACCGGTGAGATACCGGCGAGTTTCTCCGAGCTCAAGAACCTGACGCTGCTCAACCTGTTCCGGAACAAGCTGCGCGGTGACATCCCCGACTTCGTCGGCGACCTTCCCAGCCTCGAGGTCCTGCAGCTGTGGGAGAACAACTTCACCGGCGGTGTGCCACGAAGCCTCGGCCGCAACGGCCGCCTCCAGCTGCTCGACCTCTCGTCCAACAAGCTCACCGGCACGCTGCCGCCGGAGCTCTGTGCGGGGGGCAAGCTGCAGACGCTCATCGCACTCGGCAACTTCTTGTTCGGTGCCATCCCGGACTCACTCGGCCAGTGCAAGTCCTTGAGCCGCGTCCGTCTCGGGGAGAACTACCTGAATGGCTCAATTCCGAAGGGGCTATTCGAATTGCCGAAGCTGACTCAAGTTGAGTTGCAAGATAACCTTCTCACTGGTAATTTCCCGGCTGTGATCGGTGCTGCGGCTCCTAACCTTGGCGAGATCAGCCTGTCCAACAACCAGCTTACCGGCGCATTGCCTGCATCTCTTGGGAACTTCTCTGGTGTTCAGAAGCTGCTTCTTGATCAGAACGCGTTCTCTGGTGCCATACCTCCGGAGATTGGGCGGCTGCAGCAGCTCTCCAAGGCTGACCTTAGCAGCAACAAGTTTGAGGGAGGTGTGCCACCGGAGATCGGGAAATGTCGGCTTCTCACTTACTTGGACATGAGCCAAAACAACCTCTCTGGGAAGATACCTCCGGCCATCTCTGGAATGCGAATACTGAACTACCTCAACCTGTCCAGGAACCACCTTGATGGAGAGATACCTCCATCCATTGCAACGATGCAGAGCTTGACGGCGGTCGACTTCTCGTATAACAACTTGTCTGGGCTCGTGCCAGGGACTGGTCAGTTCAGCTACTTCAATGCCACATCCTTCGTTGGCAACCCAGGCCTGTGTGGACCATACCTCGGTCCATGCGGTGCAGGCATCACTGGTGCTGGCCAGACTGCCCATGGCCATGGTGGGCTGACCAATACAGTCAAGCTGCTCATTGTCCTCGGCTTGTTGATTTGCTCCATTGCATTTGCTGCGGCGGCGATTTTGAAGGCTCGGTCATTGAAGAAAGCTAGTGAAGCGCGAGTATGGAAACTCACTGCATTCCAGCGCCTGGACTTCACCAGTGATGATGTGCTGGATTGCTTGAAAGAGGAGAACATTATTGGCAAAGGTGGTGCTGGGATTGTGTATAAGGGGGCAATGCCGAATGGTGAACTTGTGGCTGTGAAGAGACTCCCAGCAATGGGCCGTGGCTCATCACATGATCATGGGTTCTCGGCAGAGATACAAACACTTGGTAGAATTCGACACCGTCATATTGTGCGCCTGCTAGGCTTCTGCTCAAACAACGAGACTAACCTGCTGGTTTATGAGTATATGCCCAATGGCAGCCTTGGGGAGATGCTCCATGGCAAGAAGGGTGGACACCTGCACTGGGATACTCGGTACAGCATTGCTATTGAGGCAGCCAAAGGGCTTTGCTACTTGCACCATGATTGTTCACCTTTGATACTTCACCGGGATGTCAAGTCAAATAACATACTTCTTGACTCCAACTTTGAAGCTCATGTGGCCGACTTTGGGCTAGCAAAATTCTTGCAGGACTCGGGGGCATCTGAATGCATGTCTGCCATCGCTGGCTCATATGGCTACATAGCGCCAG AATATGCATACACACTGAAGGTCGATGAGAAGAGTGATGTCTATAGCTTTGGCGTTGTGCTTCTTGAGCTTGTCACTGGAAGGAAGCCTGTAGGTGAGTTTGGTGATGGTGTTGACATTGTCCAGTGGGCAAAGATGATGACAAACTCAAGCAAAGAACAAGTGATGAAGATCCTGGACCCAAGGCTCTCAACTGTTCCGCTGCAAGAGGTGATGCATGTCTTCTATGTTGCATTGCTCTGCACTGAGGAGCAAAGCGTGCAGCGCCCTACAATGAGGGAGGTTGTGCAGATCCTGAGTGAGCTTCCAAAGCCAGCTAACAAGCAAGGAGAGGATGTTCCAAATTCCGGTGACGGCTCTGCATCCAGTCCTCTACATCCAGCACCAGTTGAGACCAATGAAGCACCAACGGTCGAAGCGAGAGATCAGCAGCAGCAAACAAGCTCTCCGTCATCACCACCTCCAGATCTCATCAGCATCTGA
- the LOC8084180 gene encoding kinesin-like protein KIN-8B, whose product MPSIRAPASKQTATLQVAVKCRPLTDTEQRRSRHIIQVIDDKTVVVLDPDLSKDYLDLIQNRTKERRYTFDHVYAPGCSNSDVYRNISSTIAGVVQGLNATVFAYGSTGSGKTYTMVGTHSDPGLMVLSFRTIFELIKKNDSKDTFEVSCSYLEVYNEVIYDLLERSSGHLELREDPEHGIIVAGLRSIKVHSADRILELLNIGNSRRKTESTEANATSSRSHAVLEITVKRKQKGQYGNQVLRGKLALVDLAGSERATETNNFGQKLRDGANINRSLLALANCINALGKQNKKGLAYVPYRNSKLTRILKDGLSGNSRTVMVATISPADDQYHHTTNTLKYADRAKEIKTHVHKNIGTLDTHVEDYQRMIDNLQVEVSQLKKELAEKEHQLSVKPTEKAADSELSWLNVLSQETGENVQERINLQKALFELEETNKRNRMELQHLDDSIARHQVKEMDSAVLQALTSRRQVILDNIRDNDEAGSGYRKDIEMNESRRRELQDMIEEAVSNNGNKTYLHILSQYRLLGMTNAELQIEMAMRDQVIHNQREALRSLWNILYGTGLNQKQILKLAAKQGLTVEGCPLPSSSPDVTTPPSFSPHRRFPSFMSFPSPQSESYSPSACFFQHGFSTMSLLKNQHETPTICRQEHLSSYYMMSGCSPYSGDGKQWSSGRPMTFFSTPEKPKEVSSVYRETENAQSQHKKEHSGSHDFSVHRKDLWSMERK is encoded by the exons ATGCCGAGCATACGAGCTCCGGCGTCCAAGCAGACGGCCACGCTACAG GTGGCTGTCAAGTGCAGGCCATTGACCGACACCGAGCAGCGGCGCTCGCGGCATATCATACaggtcattgatgacaag ACTGTGGTTGTGCTGGACCCTGATCTGTCAAAGGACTACCTGGACCTCATCCAGAACCGGACCAAGGAAAGGAGATATACCTTCGATCATGTGTACGCGCCTGGATGCTCCAATTCG GACGTGTATAGGAATATATCCTCTACAATTGCTGGTGTAGTCCAAGGCCTCAATGCGACAGTCTTTGCTTATGGTTCTACTGGAAG TGGCAAAACTTACACTATGGTTGGAACCCATAGCGATCCTGGCCTGATGGTTCTTAGCTTTCGTACAATTTTTGAGCTGATAAAAAAGAACGACAGTAAGGATACATTTGAAGTTTCATGTTCATATCTGGAAGTGTACAATGAG GTTATCTATGATTTGCTTGAGAGATCCTCTGGACACCTGGAGCTTCGAGAAGATCCTGAGCATGGCATAATAGTTGCTGGATTGAGAAGCATTAAG GTTCACTCTGCAGATAGGATTCTTGAGCTGTTGAACATAGGCAACAGTAGGCGCAAGACAGAGAGTACAGAAGCAAATGCCACTTCTTCACG GTCACATGCTGTGCTTGAGATTACCGTAAAGCGAAAGCAGAAAGGTCAATATGGTAACCAAGTTCTTCGTGGAAAACTTGCCTTGGTTGATCTTGCGGGCAG TGAGAGGGCCACCGAAACAAACAACTTTGGGCAAAAGCTTAGAGATGGAGCCAACATCAATCGGTCACTCCTAGCATTAGCAAACTGCATCAATGCCCTAGGCAAGCAAAACAAGAAAGGTCTTGCCTATGTTCCCTATCGCAACAG TAAATTAACTCGAATTCTAAAGGATGGGCTATCTGGTAATTCTCGAACTGTTATGGTTGCTACAATATCACCAGCTGATGATCAGTATCATCACACAACAAATACACTCAAGTACGCAGACCGTGCTAAAGAGATAAAAACACATGTCCAT AAAAATATTGGAACACTTGACACTCATGTTGAAGACTATCAGAGGATGATCGACAATCTTCAG GTTGAGGTTTCTCAGTTGAAAAAGGAATTAGCTGAGAAGGAGCATCAATTAAGTGTAAAGCCTACTGAAAAAGCTGCAGATAGTGAGCTATCTTGGTTAAATGTGTTGAGCCAGGAAACTGGTGAGAATGTTCAAGAACGCATAAATCTTCAGAAGGCTCTGTTTGAACTCGAAGAAACCAATAAGCGCAACCGAATGGAACTCCAACATCTTGACGATTCTATTGCAAGGCATCAG GTGAAAGAAATGGACTCTGCAGTTCTCCAAGCTTTAACATCAAGGAGACAAGTCATTCTTGACAACATCCGTGATAATGATGAAGCTGGTTCTGGATATAGAAAG GACATTGAAATGAATGAGAGTCGCAGGCGAGAACTCCAGGATATGATTGAAGAAGCCGTCAGTAACAATGGCAATAAAACCTACCTGCACATTCTCAGCCAGTACAGACTACTT GGAATGACTAATGCTGAGCTTCAAATTGAAATGGCTATGCGGGATCAAGTTATACATAATCAGAGGGAAGCTCTAAGGAGCCTGTGGAACATTCTCTATGGAACGGGGCTAAACCAGAAGCAGATTCTAAAATTGGCTGCAAAGCAAGGGTTAACCGTAGAAGGATGTCCTTTGCCTAGCTCAAGCCCAGATGTTACCACGCCACCTTCCTTTTCACCTCATAGGCGGTTTCCATCGTTTATGTCATTTCCTAGTCCGCAGTCAGAGTCTTACTCTCCGTCTGCTTGCTTTTTCCAACATGGTTTCAGCACTATGTCTTTGCTGAAAAATCAGCATGAGACACCCACCATATGTAGGCAGGAGCACCTCAGTTCTTACTACATGATGTCTGGCTGCTCGCCTTACTCTGGTGATGGAAAACAGTGGTCAAGTGGAAGACCTATGACATTCTTTTCTACACCAGAAAAACCTAAGGAAGTGAGCAGTGTATACCGGGAAACAGAGAATGCACAGTCCCAACACAAGAAGGAACATTCTGGCAGTCATGATTTCAGTGTGCATAGAAAG GATCTGTGGTCCATGGAAAGGAAATGA